GCAATTGTGGTCTTCATTCATAGGTCAAGGTCAACTCAGTCCCATCGGCTGCAGAGGGAGGCCGGAATTCCAGGGTCAACACCATCTCTGGAGTGGGAATTTTGGTAGGCCAATGGGGCATCATGCGATTTAACGTGCCTGGCAACCAAATAAGCCAAGCTTTTCTGACTGTGAAGATGATTGGCTTCGTCGGACAACCTTTTGGAAGGTTTGTTGCTGTTATTACCGGTTATTTCCTCGACCTTGACCATCGTGAACTCAATTGGTGTCGCCTCAATTGGGTTAATCTTGAGGAAATACGGCACGAAGAGCCTATCGAGGAGGGGAAGGGTCACAAAGGTAACAACACCAAATGCCACTCATTGAAATGAGCGGTAAGAATGACTACCGATGACAGCTCGACGATAACGAATGCGCTTCGTGTCGCTTTCAATTGGTGTAGAAACATAGCAGGGGGGGGTCTCAATGCCACGAGATTGCACAAGCGAGACACCAAGACCCCCTCGCGAAATGAAGGCATCGTGAAATGTGACTCTCCCGCAAAGGGTCCCATGACCAAAATTCTCGGAGTGTTTTTGCTTTGCTTTTACCGTACTTGCAAGGGTAAAAATAGCCTTTCCTCTTCGCTATGACAAGTCCGTGGTAGCGCAGCTGATTGCCATCCCCCTCCCATGGCAAAACCTCATGCAACCCCAACCGAGCGGCGTCTAACTGTTTAACCTTTTCCGTGAAGCATGGGTCTCTGACGCTTGGGTAGTGGCCGTTCCTCGCCTGCAAGATCCGACATCGCGCGTCGAAACTATTCTCTATCTTGTTTCGTTATCACGCGTCCTATCATTCACAGCACGGGGTCGACCGGCACTTGATGCCCGGTCCAAGACCAAAATAGATCTAGACTCGTCCCGTTATCTCTGCTCCCCCGCATGCCAGGCCCGGAAAACACAACGCCATAAACACACGCCCTCCACCTTTGAACGGCGCCGCCTCTCGAAACCGATCACGTGAGCGCTCCCGCAACCGGAGGTTCTCATGTTAGTTGCTCTTATCGTAACCATGACATAGTGACAAGATACTTTTGAGGATGATCTCGGTGAGGAGGAGTGCGGAGTCGTAGATTGCTGATAGAAAGATATATTTCGACTAGAACCTTTGATCTTTGTCAATAGAAGCTTCTGTGTTGGAAACCATTCTCatctcttctccttttccATCTCGTCCCTTTACCTACATCACATAATTGCAGAAATGGCACCCTCACCGCGGGTACtcatcattggtgctggCATCGTCGGCGTCAatgttgctgatgagctgGTCTCTCGCGGCTGGACCGACATCACCGTCCTTGATCAGGGACCTCTGGACATGCCTGGTGGCTCAACCTCTCACGCCCCTGGTCTTGTATTCCAGACAAACACATCAAAGACTCTCAGCAAGATGGCTACATACACAGTTGAGAAGCTACTATCACTAGACTGTTTCAACCAAGTCGGTGGTTTGGAAATCGCTACTACTCCTGCACGACTGGAGGAGCTCAAGCGAAAAAGGGGGTATGCTTACTCTTGGGGCATAGAGGCGAATCTCATCAGCCCTGAGAAGTGTCTTGAGTTGTACCCCTTGCTAGATAAGAGCAAGGTACTTGGTGGACTTCACATTCCTACTGATGGCCTTGCACTGGCTCGTCCTGCTCAAGCGAAGCTTATTGAGCGAACACGAGCAGCTGGTGTCAAGTATCACGGGTCTACAGTGGTCACATCCATCGACCACCACGACGGCCACGTCTCAGCCGTTGTCACAAAGAATGGAACTTTCGAGGCTGATATCGTCATCTCATGCGCTGGATTCTGGGGTGTAGAGATTGGAGCCATGGTTGGCTTACCAGTTCCTCTGACACCGATGGCTCACCAATACGTGCACACAAAGTCAGTTCCTTGccagaagggcaagaatgAGGAACCTAACGGTGCCAAACTACCTATCCTCCGTCACCAGGATCAGGATCTTTACTACCGTGAGCACGGTGATCACATCGGTATTGGATTCTACGGCCATCGCCCAATGCCCGTTGTTGCAGCCTCGCTTGGCGAGACCCCCAAGAACGTCGATTCCAGAAACATGCCATCCAGCCTCCAGTTCACGCCCAAGGACTTCGCACCAGGCTGGGAGTTGTCGAAGGAGATCCTTCCTGCTCTCCGAGAAACCGAGATCGACCACGGATTCAACGGTATCATGTCTTTCACCCCTGACGGTGGTCCTCTCGTCGGCCAGGCCCCTAACTTTGACAACTTCTACGTCGCCGAAGCTGTTTGGGTCACACAATCCGCCGGTGTCGGCAAGGCACTTGCTGAGCTTCTCACCACGGGTCGATCTGAGATTGACCTCTCCGAGTGCGACATCTCCCGTTTTGAGCAAGTTCAGCTTTCACCCGCCTACGTCGCCGAAACAACATCTCAACAGTTCGTCGAAGTCTACGACATCCTTCACCCTCTTCAGCCCAAGGAGTCACCCCGTAACCTCCGCGTCAGCCCCTtccaccagcgccagcaaGAGCTTGGTGCCTACTTCCTCGAGGCTGGTGGTTGGGAACGCCCTCACCACTTCGCAGCCaacgagaagcttctcaaggactTGCCTGAGGCGTGGAAGCCCGTTGAGCGAGATGCTTGGTCGTCTCGATACTACTCTGCTGTTTCGGCGGCTGAGGCCTGGAAGACGAGAACTGCTGTTGCTTTATACGATCAGACTCCTATTCGAAGATTGGAGATCACTGGCCCCGGTGCTGCTGAGCTACTGCAGCGATTGACGACGGGTAACGTTGCTGGAAAGGTTGGCAAGGTGACATTCACCCTGCTTCTGGATACCCATGGCGGCATCAAGAGTGACATCTTCGTCGCTAGACTCGGAGAGgatctcttccatctcggTGTCAACGGTCCCGTCGATCTTCACTACTTTACGCGCGAGGCCAAGGTTCAGACCAAGGCCAGCCCTCACCGAGCAGTTCAGGTCCGCGACATCACAGGTGGTCTCGCCGCCGTTGGCGTCTGGGGTCCTCGCTCCaaggatctcatcaagctgGTCAGCAAGGACGACTTCTCAGACCGAGCCCTCCCTTACCTTTCcgtcaagaaggccgagatCTCTGGCATTCCCGTCATTGCTACCAACTTCTCGTACATCGGTGAAGAGGGCTGGGAGATCTACACAACAGCTGACAACGGTCTGCGACTCTGGGATGCTCTCTGGCAAGGTGGCCAGCCTTATGGAGTCATCGCTGCTGGTCGCAGTACCTTTAACGCTCTCCGTATCGAGAAGGGTTTCCGATCTTGGGGCACCGATATGACCTCTGAGTATGATCCCTACGAGGCTGGACTTGAGTTCGCTCTTCAGCCTGGCAAGGATGGCTATGTTGGCTACAATGCTCTCAAGGGTCGATCGAGCGAGAAGGTGTCTCGCCGCATTCGCGGTCTCACCATTGACGATGGGCGCTCCGTCATTCTCGGCAAGGAGCCAGTGTTTGTCAAGGGTCGTGCCGTTGGCTACGTGACAAGCGCAGCATTCGGCTACAGCATCCGCAAGCCTATCGCCTACGCATACCTACCCAAGGAAGTCCTCGAGGGAGACAAGGTAGAGATTGAGTACTTCGGTAAGCGAATCAAGGCTACCGTCACATCTCTACCCTTTTACCAGCCCGAGAAGAGCGCATATGGCCAGACCTCGCACGCCAGCTTCTCCGCTCGTCTGTAGATTATGAACTTTACGATCTCCTTTGTTCTGGGTATTTCATAGTTGTTTCTGCGATTGGGAAGAGGGTTTGTGATGCTAGAATTCCTAGATGGCGGAGAAGTCATGTTATGGGAAAAGTCTTAATAGGCAGCTCACTCTTGCATAATGAGCGATGATTTCTAGTAGATGTTAATGAATCATGTTTTACAACTATATCACTTTGTTCTTGGTGAATCTGCTATTAGTTTGTGTTATTTGTAAGTCGGCATTGAGTCTTTCCGTGAGCTGTCTTGGCTGACAGGGATAGTGATCCCAGCTGCCGTTTCTGGAACATCCCAACGGACATGATAGGTCGCGATGCAAGAGCTAGCAGAAAGGAAAGAGGAATAGTTCGATTCATAACGTTGCTTCTCAGATTTGCTTATCAATTCATCTGGATTGAGACTCGGATAACAATGGTCTTATAAGTCGTACCACGACGAATCATTAGCTCACCCGCTCAACGGCATCTGGGATTCGAGAGAGAATCCTTCGACAGTAGACGAGATGACTAGAATGCGAGCTTTCGTGACGGATGGCAAAGGAAGCGGGTCTGTCCAGTCGGTTCCTCGTCCAAGCCCGCGAGAAGGAGAAATTCTTGTCAAGATTCACTACGCGGCTCTGAACCCTGGTGATTGGAAACTCGTTGAAGGCGATGTGCTGGATGGACCAGCACAACCGGGCCTCATTGCAGGCTGTGACTTTGCCGGCACCGTCGAAGACCCCAACGGCTCTGACTGGAAGAAAGGCCAGAGAGTTGGCGGCTGGGTCCATGGCGCAACCTTCGAAGGCATCGGATCTTTTGCAGAGTACATGAACATCGAGGCATCACTCGTCTTTGGCGTGCCCGACAACATCAGCTTGCAGCAGGCGTCGACTATCTCACTTGCTTTTGCTACGGCAACGCAAGCTATGTATCAACACTTCTCGTTACCTGAGCCCTACCAGTCTAAAGAAGACCGAGTGGACTTTTTGGTGTATGGTGCTTCCACGAGTGTTGGCCTGTACGCTCTTCAACTTGGCAAGCTCAGTGGTCTTCGTGTCATTGCAGTGGCCTCGTCCAAGAACCATGACCTCCTCAAACGGCAGGGTGCCGAGGTCACGGTTGACTACCACGATGAAGATTGGGTTGGACGTGTCAAAGAGATTACTGAAGGGAAATTGAGATATGCCCTCGATAACATTGCAGATGGAGGTTCTCCAGAGAAAGTGGCCCGCTGCCTGGCTCACAGCGCAGGATCTCAGCTGATTGCTCTATCGCCACTCGACAAAGAGTCTCTTCACACTGTCAATCCATATGTCAATGCCGAGTCCATGCTCGCTTTTACTGTCTTTGGCAGGGCATTGGGTGACGAATACACCGTGTTTGATAATACAGGCCCCGAAACACCAGCCGAGAAACGTGCTTGGGAAAAGTACCTACGACTAGTAACGAAGATGCTAGAGCAAGGCGATCTTGAAACAAACCCTGTGAGGGAGGTTGGAACTCTTGATAACGTTACTGAAGCCTTTCAGCTGAGCAGAGAAGGGAAGCTATCGGCAGAGAAAGCTGTTCTAAGGGTCGTAGCAGAAGAGTGAAGCATTGGTAGAAACTATACAATGAGCACGAGATGACGACCAACACGTTCAGATAAACATTGTGATTAAGCTATTGATGACTGTACATGGCATCAGTGACATCCAATAATGCTTGGTCGATATGGATTCCGCGGCCGCGGAACACTCACCTACGAGTTGTTTGTGCTGTAGCAGATAGGAGCTTATCAAAGTGGTGATAAGACGTTATCTGTTAGTATTTTATGTGGGCTTGACAGTTGAATCGCCTACGTCATTCAGTGGAATCTTGTTTCGCCGTTGCTGAATCGTGCACGCGATGGTAAGGAATGGGTTGCAACTAATGCAAGCCAAACGCAAACAAGGCTTGTCCTTTGCGTCATTGCGCCGTTTGATGGAGCTTGTTTAAAACAATCCTTATCGTCGTTTAGATTCGATGAGTGATGAATTCCGCTGATCGTTTTGAGAATGAAGATCAGGAAACGAGACAGTGGAGTTTGTTCACTGGGGCAGTTCCCTGAGTGCAGTAACATTAGCGGTGCAAACTGCTCACTTAGGGCAGTTTGCGACACGAGACCCTCCGTGGAGATGCTTGCGATGAGTTTAATGGGAATTAGCTTCGGAACCCTTAAAACGGGAGGTCAAATCAAATGCCAAAGGCTAAAGATGTTGTTTTTATGTAACAGCTTCCTCTTTGATCGTAGATACCTTACGCGTCGTGGATTTCCCCAGATAATGCTTGTCCTGTCAAATGCCAAGATGAACATCACGGGTGCCAAGCTGTCAGAGGCTTCTATCGCCCTGCCAAGAAATCAAGCACGGATTTAATTGGGAATATCtccaatatcttcaacttcattgATACTGACGATAATTAAAGATGTGCTTGAAATAATCACCACCACAATTAAACCCTGGCATGTCCTTTTGTTACAGACCATCTATCCGTGCGTATTTCTCACCTAAGATTTGAGCGAGGATCAGTAACCAAACTCTATAAATGACTGCATCCCATTCCTCCTCCCATGACACAACTCAAAGTCGGTCCTACCACAGCAAGACCCGTTTATATCCCTTCTCCAGACTCCAGTCAGATAAACCCAACTGTCTCTGCCCAATTAGACCAGCTACAGCCACTGCTCATCGTATGTTAGCCTCGGGATCGGCGGCTTGATAAGAGGCCTTCCGGCTAGCTCGGCTCCGGGCACGCCCCAATGATACAGGTGCTACGCCATTTGCTGCCAACTGCTCAATTTCACACGCACGCAGATCCAGCAGAGATATTCCGGGGTAGAACTTGAATCTATGACAAATAGATTCCTCAAAGATGCCACTTTCCCCAGACTTGGGAGGAGCCTTTTTGCGCACTTTATCCAGACTGCAGAACATTCACATGTAACACAAGATAAAACATGCCttgttggagttggagttggagttggagttgtaGAGAAATCGACGACAATATCTTCGGAGCCGAGGATGCACAAGATCAAGCCTCAGCCTAACCTCAGCTCTAAAACTTCCGCTCAGTAGCACTCTTTTCTCTACGTCAGCACGCGACTAAACGGCTGATAGGCTAGTTTCCCTCTCTTCCCTTCCCCTCCCCCCCAGCTCCTTTTTTTGGTGGCTTAAGCTTTGGTTCATTCGAGTGTCCACTTCTTTTGCCCCAGCTGAGCAAAGTGCCGCTTTATCCGTGAGATAGAGGAGCAGCCCCCAGTCTCGAGGAACGGATCACCACAGCAATTCGAACAGTGAAACCAACAATCAAATCAATGCTCCATGTTACGTACCCTTCCTAGGTACCTATCTCTCTCTGCATCCTTCCAAGAAACCACCTTCCGCTTTTCATTTAGGTCCGTATGAGGGATGGTTCCCCCGTGTTGCCACTTCTGGCACGAGTAGCCCATCGTATATATCTACCATCAGCCCGCGCTGTCTCTGATTCCCTCGATCATTGGACTCTCAAGACATTGAAGTTTATCTAAGCATCTCACCATGTCGGAAATCCATCCTAAACAAGAAGCCCTCGAGGCTCAGGATACAACACCGCGATATGATGAGAAGCAGGGCACCACTGAGCCCATTGAGGATGGACCCAAGCAGTCGTGGGCGCTGCGCAATGGGCTTACTCCCGGCTCATTCGCTCCCCATGATGATTACGCAAAAGGAACCGCTGAGTTGCAGCGTGAGATGAAGCCTCGTCATCTTAACATGATCGCCATTGGTGGCAGGTCAGTCATTTTCgttccatcgtcatcgtgCAACGCCGGCTTATTGCCGCCCTGCTAAATGATGACGCGCTAATATTGGCCTGGTGTACTCCGTGCTAACCCATTTGCAGTATTGGTGCTGGTTTCTTCGTCGGTAGCGGTTCTGCTCTGCAAACTGGTGGCCCTGGTTCATTGACTATTGGTTTCTTGATCATGGGTGTCATGATCTTCAACGTCGTCTATGCTCTTGGTGAACTTGCTGTCATGTATCCCGTCTCCGGTGGTTTCTATACGTGAGTTTTGCCAACCTTCCAACTAGTACGTGCGCTAACAAATCACCAGCTATGCCAACCGATTTGTTGATCCTTCTTGGGGTTTCGCCATGGGTTGGAACTATGTCATGCAATGGGCTTTCGTTCTTCCTCTTGAATTGACAGTTTGCGGCACAGTCATTCAATACTGGGCTCCGCATACTAGCGTGGCTATCTGGGTCAGCGTAAGTTCAACTCCCATGAAGCTATCGTGAGCCTCTTAACTGACATACTACAGGTCTTCCTTGCTGTCATTATCCTCGTCAATATTTTCGGCACTCTTGGTTATGCCGAGGAAGAGTTCTGGGCTGCACTGCTTAAGCTCTCTGCCACCGTCATCTTCATGATCGTCGCTGTGATCCTTGTTTGCGGTGGAGGTCCTTCTGATGGACAGTACAGCACCTACCAGGGCGCCAAGCTTTGGTACGACCCAGGTGCTTTCCAGCACGGTTTCCGAGGCTTCTGCGGTAAGATATAATTCCTCCGTCCCGTGATACTCTTCAGAAACTAATGGATACTAGGTGTGTTCGTCACTgcagccttctccttcagtGGAACAGAACTTGTCGGTCTCGCTGCTGCCGAAGCCAAGAACCCCGCCAAGGCTCTCCCCGGCGCCATCAAGCAGGTCTTCTGGCGAATCACTCTCTTCTACGTGGTTGGCCTTCTCCTCGTCGGTTTCCTCGTCAACTCTCAGGATCCCAGACTTCTGAACGCCAGCAACAACGAGCCTAGTGCCTCTCCCTTCGTCATCGCTGCCGCCAACGCTCATCTCAAGGGATATGATTCTTTCATGAACGTCATCATCCTTGTTTCTGTCTTGTCTATCGGTGTCTCTTGCGTCTACGGCGGTAGCCGAACTCTTGTTGCTCTCGCGCAACAGGGCTATGCTCCCAgattcttctctttcattGATAAGTCTGGTCGTCCTCTTCCTGCTGTTGtctccatcatcgccatcggtGCTCTTGGATACATCAGTGTCAGTGGTGATGGAAACACCGTCTTCGTTTGGCTTCAGGCTTTGTCCGGTCTGGCTGCTTTGTTTACCTGGGGCTCTATCTGCCTTTGCCATATCCGATTCCGACAAGCCTGGAAGTACCACGGTCACACTCTGGATGAGATCCCCTTCAAGCACGTCTTCGGAGTCTGGGGCTCTTGGCTTGGActcgtcctcatcgtcatcgttcTTATTGCGCAGTTCTACACTGCTATGACCAATATTGATGGATCACTCGGTACTGCCGAAGGCTTCTTCCAGTCATACCTGGCTCTGCCTGTTGTCATCCTCTTTTATGCTGTTGGATACATCTGGAAGCGAGAGGGATGGAGAAAGGTCAGCGAGATTGACCTTGATACCGGTCGTCGCGAGCATGATTGGGATACCATCAACGCTTATCGCGAGCAGCTTGCCAACGGCCCTGCTTGGAGACGTCTGTGGCATCATCTGTTCTAAATGTATATAGCGATGTCAACATATGTTACAACTGCCTTTTTGGCTATGATCACTTGAATTCATTATACTTAACATTGAACTATAATCTGATGGTTTTGCAAGAAAGGGCCTAGTCAACTAAGCTGTTACAGCCTAGGTCGCGTTACTATTATTCTCTCGTCGAGACTTATTTTCAAGGAAGTAAGAGATTTCGATCTTTTGGTGGTGCTTTGCCTTATGATGCTGACTTGGAAACAACAGCCCTGTTTTAAAAGGCTACGGATGAAGCTCTTTTCTAACCTTTAGTGGTAGACATTATCCATGTGATCAACCCCAACTTGGGGAAGGCAAACAGTGGAAAGACCCTGACTGTTTACGTGTCAGGCATGTATGTCAGGTCTAGGACCAGGTCCCTAGGGGGGGTGGGGTAAGCAGCTACGAGGTTGAACACCAACAGAGATCTCCAGAAACGCCGAATGATACGTTGAAATTTCGTGAGCCTACCTACTCACTGCCAACACTCGATTCTCGGCTCCTATTTAGGCAAGCATGTGAATAAAGATGAATCCCAGGTCCAAGATGGGAAAGGAAGAGACTCTGCAGCTCTATCAAGCCATCAGCGAACGGACCCTGGTGATATCTTGGCCAATTTCAGCTTACGATATTTGCCAAGCAATAAGCACTAGCCATGGCTATCGCTTTCAAGCTTCATGGAGACTTTCTAGAAGCCCGGAGACATTTTTTTGATACCCGGAGAGATATGTAGTGAGACTTGGCCAGGTGAGAAGTGAGTGAACCCCAACGGGAGTTTCTGTAGTACGATAAGTTTCATGGGCATATAAGACCTCCTGTAGTTCCGCTCAATCCTCACAGAAGCCGCTACACTCAGTATCGCCAAATCTACTACGATCGCAGACAGATTTTCCGATCTCGTTTTTCATAATGAGCACCAAGAACAAAGCTGAATATCCCTGGGAAATAACCCGAGAGGTAGAACGGCTTCAGAAACAGCATGCCTGGGTTCAGAGATGTCTTGACAACAAGATTGTCTTTGCACCAATGACACTGGATAAAGAAGGACTTAAGATTCTCGACGTCGGGTGCGCCGATGGTAATACTCCGACTGTCAAAGATATTAACTTGACTTACCGGAAGATTAGGAGTTCTGCTTCGAGACCTGAAGAAGCAGGTTTCTCCATCTGCTCAGCTCGTTGGCGCTGATATTGTCGAGGCCTTTCTACCTGCTTCCGAAGAGGGCATTCGATTCGAAGTTTATGACCTTTGTGAATTGCCTAGAGACGAACTTGTTGGAGCATTTGACTTGACACATGTGAGGTACAGCATCCTTGGAGCTGCCAAGGTGGGCTATCAGAAAGCCATTGATCATCTCGCCTGTAAGTGAACGAGGACGTCTTACTATATCAAGCAACTCTGCTAACTTGAAACAGCGACGGTTGCGCCTGGAGGTTGGCTGCAGGTCCACGAGCTTGACTTTGATCTAACAGATCGGCCTAACGTAGGTCCAGCGTGGAGAGATGTGAGCAACCTCATCGCGGCTATGTTCGATGGTATGGGCATGGGATCCGATTGCATTCGCAAACTGCCGGGCGCATTCGAGGCAGCAGGACTAGACAACGTGACTGTCCATTCAGTGGATCTGCCCATGGGTAAGCTGCTGGGTGACGATGAGGCTGCCGAGTTATCGTGGCAGCCTTTCGTGATTACCATCCCAAGCCTCATTGAGGGCGCAAAGGGTGAGTCTGATCTTCTAAAGTGTATGAGAATTTGACTGACAGTAACAGCCCTTGGTGTCAAGCTACCCGACTCTACTTATGAGAACTTGGCTGAGAGGTTTGAGAATGAAGTCAAGGAAGAAGGTGCAATGTTTCGAGCGTTAGTCACTATCGGACAGAAGCCAGCGTGAGTTAGAACATGTACAGTATGCGTAGGATTGAGTATGATCCTTCAACTTGGTATTTGAGCGTGCGCTCCCGAAGCATGGACCCAGCCACCGAGCTGTCAGCATCCAGTTACCCCAGCTTCGCAACTAGTGTCAATTACAAAGACTTTGTCATAGTTATTAACTTGGAGCGGAGTCTCCACCAAACAAAACAGAGGTTGACAGTCACCCCGACGATCGTGATGCCAAGATGTCACCAAAGACCAAATACCTCAATCCAACGTGAGGGGACATGTATTTTTAGCGGCCCGAACAGCCGACGGCTAAATCCTGCTGAGTAGTACCAATTCAACAAAACTCAGCATTTGTCCCAATTCCATGGAGAATCTCTTCTATTGTAATTATACATTTGTTGAAAACCTCGGTCAACATGGCCGAAGCAAATTTTGTAGATGTTGAAGCTCTGTTGAGCAACTTGACGC
Above is a window of Fusarium oxysporum Fo47 chromosome XII, complete sequence DNA encoding:
- a CDS encoding amino acid permease/ SLC12A domain-containing protein, which codes for MSEIHPKQEALEAQDTTPRYDEKQGTTEPIEDGPKQSWALRNGLTPGSFAPHDDYAKGTAELQREMKPRHLNMIAIGGSIGAGFFVGSGSALQTGGPGSLTIGFLIMGVMIFNVVYALGELAVMYPVSGGFYTYANRFVDPSWGFAMGWNYVMQWAFVLPLELTVCGTVIQYWAPHTSVAIWVSVFLAVIILVNIFGTLGYAEEEFWAALLKLSATVIFMIVAVILVCGGGPSDGQYSTYQGAKLWYDPGAFQHGFRGFCGVFVTAAFSFSGTELVGLAAAEAKNPAKALPGAIKQVFWRITLFYVVGLLLVGFLVNSQDPRLLNASNNEPSASPFVIAAANAHLKGYDSFMNVIILVSVLSIGVSCVYGGSRTLVALAQQGYAPRFFSFIDKSGRPLPAVVSIIAIGALGYISVSGDGNTVFVWLQALSGLAALFTWGSICLCHIRFRQAWKYHGHTLDEIPFKHVFGVWGSWLGLVLIVIVLIAQFYTAMTNIDGSLGTAEGFFQSYLALPVVILFYAVGYIWKREGWRKVSEIDLDTGRREHDWDTINAYREQLANGPAWRRLWHHLF